In Vibrio bathopelagicus, the following are encoded in one genomic region:
- a CDS encoding alanine/glycine:cation symporter family protein: MNHLQATLQTINQFVWGPPLLILLVGTGVYFTFRLGLLQFRHLPTALKMVFTKDKSGTGDVSSFAALCTALSATIGTGNIVGVATAIKIGGPGALFWMWLAAVFGMATKYAECLLAVKYRRTDSNGEMVGGPMYYLQYGVGSRVLAVMFAVFALGVACFGIGTFPQVNAILDATEISFGASREMSAVVLTILVAVVTLGGIQSIAKVAGKVVPTMAIMYIVACLSVLVSNADQLLNAITLVVTSAFTNTAATGGFFGASIMLAIQSGIARGVFSNESGLGSAPMAAAAAKTDSCVKQGLVSMTGTFFDTIIICTMTGLALILTGAWQTDLSGAAMTTHAFAVGLNADTLGPMLVSVGLIFFAFTTILGWNYYGERCVVFLLGTKAVLPYKIIFIALVASGAFLKLDMIWLLADIVNGLMAIPNLIGLILLRRVVIEETKLFFKPLTSSNDCEAVKA; encoded by the coding sequence ATGAACCATCTACAAGCTACACTTCAAACCATCAACCAATTCGTTTGGGGACCACCGCTACTTATCCTATTAGTTGGCACCGGTGTTTACTTCACTTTTCGTTTAGGCTTACTCCAGTTTAGACACCTTCCAACTGCGCTAAAAATGGTGTTCACCAAAGACAAATCCGGCACGGGTGACGTTTCAAGCTTCGCCGCTTTGTGTACAGCGCTTTCCGCAACGATTGGTACAGGTAATATCGTAGGTGTAGCGACCGCAATCAAGATTGGTGGCCCTGGCGCCCTATTCTGGATGTGGCTTGCCGCTGTCTTTGGTATGGCGACCAAATACGCAGAATGTCTACTTGCTGTTAAATACCGTAGAACCGATAGCAATGGCGAAATGGTTGGCGGCCCAATGTACTACTTGCAATACGGTGTCGGTTCAAGGGTGTTAGCGGTGATGTTCGCTGTGTTCGCTTTGGGGGTTGCCTGCTTCGGTATTGGTACCTTCCCACAAGTTAACGCTATCTTAGACGCAACTGAAATTTCATTTGGTGCTTCCCGTGAAATGTCTGCTGTCGTTCTTACGATATTAGTAGCGGTTGTAACATTGGGTGGTATTCAATCTATCGCTAAGGTGGCAGGAAAAGTCGTTCCTACCATGGCTATCATGTACATCGTCGCGTGTTTAAGCGTTTTGGTTTCAAATGCAGACCAACTATTGAATGCCATTACCCTTGTTGTGACCTCTGCGTTTACCAACACAGCAGCAACAGGTGGTTTCTTTGGTGCGAGCATCATGCTTGCTATCCAATCCGGTATTGCTCGTGGTGTGTTCTCGAACGAATCAGGCCTAGGTAGCGCTCCGATGGCGGCGGCGGCGGCAAAAACGGACTCGTGTGTGAAGCAAGGACTTGTCTCTATGACGGGTACCTTCTTCGATACCATCATCATTTGTACGATGACAGGTTTAGCACTTATCTTAACGGGTGCTTGGCAAACCGATCTTTCTGGTGCTGCGATGACCACTCATGCATTCGCTGTCGGTTTGAATGCGGACACTCTTGGCCCTATGCTGGTTTCTGTTGGCTTAATCTTCTTTGCATTTACCACGATTTTAGGCTGGAACTACTACGGTGAACGCTGTGTTGTTTTCTTACTGGGAACTAAAGCGGTTCTGCCTTACAAGATCATCTTCATTGCGTTGGTTGCTTCTGGTGCATTCTTAAAGCTCGACATGATCTGGCTGTTGGCTGATATCGTGAACGGCCTAATGGCAATTCCAAACCTAATCGGCCTTATCTTGCTACGTCGCGTCGTCATCGAAGAAACGAAGTTATTCTTCAAACCTTTAACTTCTTCAAATGATTGTGAAGCCGTTAAAGCTTAA
- a CDS encoding chromosome partitioning protein ParA — protein MNQQSGQSEQDEVVVIEERDKRSQLYIGIAAVIGLALGGLIGSTVTASKWESTYQVLETRYQELRDSKTELMTSVEAKVAKVDTEIDAKVEAALVKQTEAHQKELKDLEKQSAVLEKANYSLEQQLNEQKQTLEETQQNNQKLNRQADMQSTLFERSREVFRKELQISQELEKLEKERDELEQSLSALKKACDVFLDGTSWDAKSDACEKQDNANSRLSDIRQMIEVHTMDLKQIKTLTEEMGL, from the coding sequence GTGAACCAGCAATCTGGACAAAGCGAACAAGATGAAGTGGTTGTTATTGAAGAACGCGATAAGCGCAGTCAGCTTTATATCGGCATTGCTGCGGTTATAGGTTTGGCTCTGGGTGGCTTAATTGGTTCTACAGTGACGGCTTCGAAGTGGGAGTCCACTTATCAGGTACTAGAAACTCGTTATCAAGAATTGCGCGACAGCAAAACCGAATTGATGACGTCAGTTGAAGCTAAGGTGGCAAAAGTCGATACCGAGATCGATGCAAAAGTAGAAGCCGCTTTAGTGAAACAGACTGAAGCGCATCAAAAAGAACTGAAAGATTTAGAAAAGCAGTCTGCCGTTTTAGAAAAAGCGAATTATTCATTAGAGCAACAGCTTAATGAGCAGAAGCAAACACTAGAAGAAACTCAGCAAAACAATCAAAAGCTGAATCGTCAAGCTGACATGCAATCGACCCTTTTTGAACGTTCACGTGAAGTCTTCCGAAAAGAATTGCAGATATCTCAAGAGCTTGAAAAGCTTGAGAAAGAAAGAGATGAGCTTGAACAGAGCCTTAGTGCATTGAAAAAGGCGTGTGACGTTTTCTTAGATGGCACATCATGGGATGCGAAATCTGACGCTTGTGAGAAACAAGATAACGCGAACTCTCGACTGAGCGATATCAGACAAATGATTGAAGTTCACACTATGGATCTCAAGCAGATCAAAACGCTAACCGAAGAGATGGGCTTATAA
- a CDS encoding ABC transporter permease, translated as MSFTQLLKQELLAVLRNPVVLLTVFGGVVFYSFLYPLPYANQVPEQLKASVVNLDKSQSSYQLERMVDATSQIDLVRRDSTIEDAKQAVLDQEIGGFIVIPEDFYKDLLLGKSPTLSYAGDASYFLVYGTIVEGLAKAGGTLAAQVKVSHLLVEGVPLESAAKGYSAFSLNLKPTFNSRMGYIDYVVPAVFVLILQQTLAMASGLVGATQNAQSTFGYWSKTSPAKLMLARCCTLVGIYYLLSMYYFGASFSMYGINLLASTTQILTLLLPFLLASCLIGIFIGELVPRRELVTVVVLISSMPLIFSSGFIWPIEMMPEWLVLLSQLFPSTPAIQGFLALNQMGASWQEVAPQWTLLWGQVLLWGSLLALKLFHKSSKSISRVSPH; from the coding sequence ATGAGCTTTACTCAACTGCTGAAACAAGAACTATTGGCTGTTCTGCGTAATCCCGTCGTATTGCTAACCGTCTTCGGCGGTGTGGTCTTCTATTCATTCTTGTACCCACTGCCTTACGCAAATCAAGTACCTGAACAATTGAAAGCTTCGGTTGTAAACTTGGACAAGAGTCAAAGCAGCTACCAATTAGAACGAATGGTCGATGCCACGTCTCAAATCGACTTAGTACGTCGAGATTCCACTATTGAAGATGCGAAACAAGCCGTTCTTGACCAAGAGATTGGCGGGTTCATTGTCATCCCAGAAGATTTCTATAAAGACTTACTTCTTGGTAAAAGCCCAACGCTCTCTTATGCCGGTGATGCATCTTACTTCTTGGTGTACGGAACCATTGTTGAAGGGCTTGCTAAGGCTGGAGGCACGTTAGCCGCGCAAGTTAAGGTCAGTCACTTATTGGTCGAAGGTGTCCCGTTAGAATCCGCAGCCAAAGGTTACAGCGCATTTAGCTTAAACCTAAAGCCAACCTTCAATAGTCGCATGGGATACATCGATTACGTGGTTCCCGCGGTATTTGTTTTGATCTTACAACAAACCTTAGCCATGGCTTCTGGTTTAGTTGGCGCAACACAAAACGCTCAATCAACGTTTGGCTATTGGAGCAAAACCTCTCCCGCGAAACTGATGCTTGCTCGCTGCTGTACTTTAGTGGGCATTTATTACTTGTTGTCCATGTACTACTTCGGCGCAAGCTTTTCGATGTATGGGATTAACCTGCTCGCCTCAACAACACAAATTTTAACCCTGCTACTGCCCTTCTTACTAGCAAGCTGTTTGATTGGAATTTTTATTGGTGAGCTAGTGCCACGAAGAGAGTTAGTCACGGTTGTTGTGTTAATCAGTTCAATGCCACTGATCTTCTCTTCAGGTTTTATCTGGCCGATTGAAATGATGCCTGAATGGTTGGTACTGTTATCACAACTGTTTCCAAGCACACCAGCTATCCAAGGTTTCTTGGCACTCAATCAAATGGGTGCGTCTTGGCAAGAAGTAGCACCTCAATGGACGCTATTATGGGGACAAGTTCTGCTATGGGGCTCGTTGCTGGCACTCAAGCTCTTTCATAAATCAAGCAAGAGCATCAGTCGAGTCAGTCCCCACTAG
- a CDS encoding ABC transporter permease, whose translation MSANSQSTGAQSKGSQSTEHHRTKNTLLRQWAIVRKDKWLLSCLTWIPLLLAASIWLIFSQGIARDLPVAVVDLEHSQISQQFTRLVDASPTLQVTQKYSSASEAAKAMIERDIYGYVVIPRHFDRDIYLGLNPQVSVFYNSQFILIGKLVNSALLQAQGTFNAQLEVVKQLSHGDTTVQSALGQAVTVQSQITPLFNKNTSYAQFLVSAVIPALWQIMIVVGTILVLTANVRARGLKAWLSNSPIKSLASTLMPYVALFFAFGIAFSFWFYGLLDWPFNGSFMALTIALLLTVISCIIMGCLFFFLTLDPARAMSFAGAFTAPSFAFMGITFPVTDMNTAAQVWRSLLPVSHYIEVQTAQSSYGVSAAHSLMSLTSMLWYAVPAFVVILLIKKHLTQSALSAQAAPSTQAQQEKSEQQGVKQ comes from the coding sequence ATGTCTGCTAACTCTCAATCTACTGGAGCGCAATCTAAAGGCTCACAATCAACTGAGCATCATAGAACGAAGAATACCTTGCTTAGGCAGTGGGCGATTGTCCGCAAAGACAAGTGGTTGTTGTCGTGCCTAACTTGGATACCCTTGCTTCTTGCTGCCAGTATTTGGCTGATTTTCTCGCAAGGCATCGCCCGTGACTTACCCGTTGCGGTGGTTGATCTTGAACATAGCCAAATTTCGCAACAGTTCACGCGCTTAGTTGATGCCTCACCGACGCTACAAGTGACTCAAAAGTACAGCTCGGCGAGTGAAGCTGCTAAGGCGATGATTGAACGCGATATCTATGGCTATGTTGTCATCCCTCGACACTTTGACCGAGATATCTACCTAGGATTAAACCCGCAAGTTTCCGTGTTCTACAACAGCCAATTTATCTTAATCGGTAAACTGGTGAACTCGGCTCTGCTGCAGGCTCAAGGCACATTTAACGCACAACTCGAAGTGGTTAAACAGCTTTCACACGGTGATACGACAGTACAATCGGCATTGGGGCAAGCGGTCACGGTGCAGAGCCAGATCACGCCATTGTTTAATAAGAACACCAGTTATGCGCAGTTCTTGGTATCAGCCGTAATTCCTGCGTTATGGCAGATCATGATAGTGGTCGGCACGATCTTAGTATTGACTGCAAACGTACGCGCTCGCGGTTTGAAAGCATGGCTATCGAACTCTCCTATCAAATCACTGGCATCAACATTAATGCCTTATGTGGCACTGTTTTTTGCGTTTGGTATTGCCTTTAGCTTTTGGTTCTATGGCCTATTAGACTGGCCATTCAATGGCAGCTTTATGGCACTGACCATTGCCCTGCTGCTTACTGTCATCAGTTGTATCATCATGGGTTGTTTGTTTTTCTTCTTAACGCTTGATCCAGCTAGAGCCATGAGTTTCGCGGGTGCTTTCACCGCGCCAAGTTTTGCGTTCATGGGAATTACCTTCCCAGTAACTGACATGAACACTGCTGCTCAAGTTTGGAGAAGCTTACTGCCAGTGAGCCACTACATCGAAGTACAAACAGCGCAATCCAGTTATGGAGTGAGCGCGGCACACTCGCTAATGAGCCTTACTTCCATGTTGTGGTACGCAGTCCCTGCCTTCGTGGTTATCTTGTTAATTAAGAAACACTTAACGCAATCAGCTCTATCTGCACAAGCAGCACCGTCAACACAAGCACAACAAGAGAAATCAGAACAACAAGGAGTAAAACAATGA
- a CDS encoding HlyD family secretion protein: MKPIKPLLLSLVGIGVIGWVGYSFYQAYQPQPVKLQGQIDAQQYSISSKVPGRIDEIFVRKGDSVEKGELIFSLLSPEIDAKLEQAKAGQKAAGALAQQAENGARTQQIQAAKDQWLKAKAAADLMDKTYQRVNNLYNDGVVAEQKRDEAKTQWQASKYTESAAFQMYQLAQEGARDETKVAAAQKALMAAGAVAEVEAYAKDTQIHSWFNGEVSQVLLSSGELAPQGFPVVTVIDTNDAWAVLNVREDMLKHFEKGSQFEAYLPALDKSLTFKVTHIAVMGDFATWRSTDAAQGFDLRTFEVEARPVDTSETLRMGMSLVVEL, from the coding sequence ATGAAACCTATTAAGCCCCTTCTTCTATCTTTAGTTGGTATCGGCGTTATTGGCTGGGTCGGATACAGTTTTTACCAAGCTTATCAACCTCAGCCTGTTAAGCTTCAAGGTCAAATCGATGCGCAGCAATACAGTATCTCATCGAAAGTGCCTGGCAGAATTGATGAAATATTCGTGCGTAAAGGTGATTCGGTTGAAAAAGGCGAATTGATCTTTTCTCTTCTGAGCCCTGAGATTGACGCGAAGCTAGAACAAGCAAAAGCGGGTCAAAAAGCCGCTGGTGCATTAGCACAACAAGCGGAGAATGGTGCCCGCACTCAACAGATCCAAGCCGCTAAAGATCAATGGTTGAAAGCAAAAGCGGCGGCCGATCTCATGGACAAAACCTATCAACGTGTAAACAACCTTTACAACGATGGCGTGGTTGCCGAGCAGAAGCGTGATGAAGCCAAAACTCAGTGGCAAGCGTCGAAGTACACGGAAAGCGCTGCGTTCCAAATGTATCAATTAGCACAAGAAGGCGCTCGTGACGAAACCAAAGTCGCAGCGGCTCAAAAAGCATTAATGGCTGCAGGTGCCGTGGCAGAAGTTGAAGCTTACGCAAAAGACACACAAATCCACAGCTGGTTTAATGGTGAAGTATCTCAAGTACTATTAAGCAGCGGTGAACTAGCACCCCAAGGCTTCCCTGTTGTGACTGTTATCGACACCAACGATGCTTGGGCAGTCCTCAATGTACGTGAAGATATGCTTAAGCATTTCGAGAAAGGTAGCCAGTTTGAGGCATACCTTCCTGCTCTAGACAAATCACTGACCTTTAAAGTAACTCATATTGCCGTCATGGGTGATTTTGCGACTTGGCGTTCAACTGATGCTGCGCAAGGCTTTGACCTACGCACCTTTGAAGTAGAAGCTCGCCCTGTCGATACCAGCGAGACGCTGCGAATGGGTATGAGCCTTGTGGTTGAGCTTTAG
- a CDS encoding TolC family protein: MTKPKFRCLAIASILIGTISSPSYAAPLTFPEAWQILQENNNSLAAQQANVERYQHLQNATGSLNLPSITLGANYTHLDSDVTINGEQFSNSLSGVPNLGAIGGILQPILGGVTSTITEQDIFSSSIRAIWPIFTGGRITAAQTAAEGKSEEAQSQLLMEKQARYEDLSKYYFSVILAEDVVKTRQAVEAGLTQHRDFAIKLEQQGQIARVERLQADASLDKAVVERTKAQNDLKIAQLALTQILSQSQSVEPSEQLFINNNLPHMDVFIDQTLMTYPGLKILDAKEKQASSLIKAEKGKYYPEVYLYGDYSLYEDDSLASEMKPDWLVGIGVNVPLLDTSGRSDKVAAAHSAVSQVQFLKSQAKQDLTVLVQKTYLEANQAIEEVQGLNSSLSLAQENLSLRKKAFTQGLSNSLEVVDAELYLASIKTQQSAARFKYLISLNKLLALTSEMNAYSSYLTSSVPSGFDSKTDTDSQSKG, translated from the coding sequence ATGACCAAACCAAAATTCCGATGCCTTGCGATTGCCAGTATTCTGATCGGTACAATCAGCTCGCCAAGCTATGCTGCTCCGCTGACCTTTCCTGAAGCGTGGCAAATATTACAAGAGAACAACAACTCTCTTGCTGCTCAACAGGCCAATGTTGAGCGTTACCAGCACCTTCAAAACGCAACAGGTAGCCTTAACCTTCCTTCTATTACCTTAGGTGCCAACTACACTCACCTTGATAGTGACGTGACGATTAATGGCGAACAGTTTTCAAATAGCTTAAGTGGTGTACCTAACTTGGGTGCAATAGGAGGTATTCTACAGCCAATACTTGGCGGTGTGACTTCAACGATCACCGAGCAAGACATCTTTAGCTCTTCCATCCGTGCGATTTGGCCTATCTTTACTGGCGGCCGAATCACAGCAGCACAAACTGCCGCTGAAGGTAAAAGTGAAGAAGCGCAAAGCCAACTGTTGATGGAAAAACAAGCTCGCTACGAAGACTTGAGTAAATACTACTTCTCGGTGATCTTAGCGGAAGATGTCGTTAAAACACGTCAAGCCGTTGAAGCAGGGTTAACTCAACACCGTGATTTCGCTATCAAGCTGGAGCAGCAAGGGCAAATCGCACGAGTAGAACGCCTGCAGGCGGATGCCTCTTTAGATAAAGCAGTGGTTGAGCGCACTAAAGCTCAGAACGATCTAAAAATTGCTCAGTTAGCATTAACTCAAATACTCAGTCAAAGCCAAAGTGTTGAGCCTTCTGAACAGCTGTTTATCAATAACAACCTGCCTCATATGGATGTGTTTATTGATCAAACCCTGATGACCTACCCTGGCTTGAAGATCCTTGATGCAAAAGAGAAACAAGCAAGCAGCTTAATCAAGGCTGAAAAAGGTAAGTACTACCCTGAAGTGTACCTTTACGGTGATTACAGCCTTTACGAAGATGACTCTCTAGCCAGCGAAATGAAACCTGATTGGTTAGTTGGTATTGGTGTGAATGTTCCACTACTTGATACCTCTGGTCGATCAGACAAAGTCGCAGCAGCTCACAGCGCCGTATCACAGGTTCAATTCCTTAAATCACAAGCCAAGCAAGACTTAACCGTGTTGGTACAGAAGACTTACCTTGAAGCAAACCAAGCGATTGAAGAGGTTCAAGGTCTCAACTCAAGCCTTTCTTTAGCTCAAGAGAATCTATCGCTTCGTAAAAAGGCGTTCACTCAAGGGCTTTCTAACTCGTTAGAAGTGGTTGATGCCGAGCTTTATCTTGCGAGCATCAAAACTCAGCAATCTGCTGCGCGATTCAAATACCTAATCTCTCTCAACAAGCTCTTGGCGCTAACCAGCGAAATGAACGCTTACTCGAGTTACTTAACTTCTTCTGTTCCGTCTGGTTTCGATTCAAAAACAGACACCGATAGCCAGTCAAAAGGATAA
- a CDS encoding ATP-binding protein, giving the protein MKWSNISFRKRLLIIMTVTGLVELLILSAAGFYYIKQSQEQEMGLKALGVAEFLSESPRVIQLIQKNNAISDGKPYVLTTQIQDKYRGLTKLIGAAFIVVGDEKGIRLIHPYDDRLGKPMRGGDNQKALVLGESYVSTAKGSLGFSVRGKSAVKDQNGNVIGVVSVGYLLDSLQDRIEPYLAFLIVMALLVVAVNAVISSYVSRRFQRAILGFEPEEIGRLYVELDVTMSTVKEGILSIDKNGILRSINKSACDILSIDRDKALNQQRLSDVLVGSDLEQLLSTGDTDHDVELYLNNKRIIANRSPIIVAGEVVGAVSSFRLRDEINDLTDQLSQTKEYADLLRSQTHEHQNKLNTISGLIQMGELDSVQQLIGQETAHYQSLIEFLRETVKDPLIAGMLLGKTERAREIGLELKVEEGSRLEALPAWLNAEDVVTILGNLIDNAFDATMMAIKQEGKIAPARRVIDVSISDFGNEIIVEVEDKGCGLPKHLATNALTEKGVSSKAKQNRGVGLYLIKQLADRYQGQLEMVDNHDFGTRMTVYLPKEEQ; this is encoded by the coding sequence ATGAAATGGAGTAATATCAGTTTCCGAAAAAGGTTACTGATTATCATGACGGTAACTGGCCTCGTTGAACTTCTGATTCTTTCAGCAGCAGGTTTCTATTACATCAAACAATCTCAAGAACAAGAGATGGGTTTGAAGGCTTTGGGCGTTGCAGAGTTTCTTTCTGAATCACCACGCGTTATCCAACTTATTCAAAAGAACAATGCTATATCCGATGGCAAACCTTACGTTCTTACTACTCAGATTCAAGATAAATACCGAGGTCTTACGAAGCTCATTGGAGCGGCCTTTATTGTGGTTGGTGATGAAAAGGGCATTCGACTGATACACCCTTACGACGACAGGCTCGGAAAGCCTATGCGTGGTGGTGACAATCAGAAGGCTTTGGTGTTAGGCGAGTCTTATGTGTCGACGGCCAAAGGATCGCTCGGCTTCTCCGTCCGTGGTAAATCTGCCGTAAAAGACCAAAACGGCAATGTGATTGGCGTAGTCTCGGTGGGTTATCTACTGGATTCTCTTCAAGACAGAATTGAACCTTATTTAGCCTTTTTGATTGTGATGGCGTTGCTGGTGGTTGCCGTCAATGCGGTGATTTCAAGCTATGTATCTCGTCGTTTTCAACGCGCTATTTTGGGCTTTGAGCCAGAAGAAATTGGCCGCTTATACGTAGAACTTGATGTGACCATGAGTACTGTGAAAGAGGGTATTTTAAGTATCGATAAGAACGGTATTTTGCGCTCAATAAACAAAAGCGCCTGCGATATTTTGTCTATTGATAGGGATAAAGCACTCAATCAGCAACGTCTATCAGATGTGTTGGTGGGCAGTGATTTAGAACAGCTGTTATCGACTGGCGATACCGATCATGATGTTGAATTGTACCTGAATAATAAACGAATCATTGCCAACCGCAGCCCAATTATAGTGGCGGGCGAAGTGGTCGGCGCGGTGTCCAGCTTCCGATTACGAGATGAGATAAACGATTTAACCGATCAGCTTTCTCAAACTAAAGAGTATGCAGACTTACTTCGTTCACAAACACATGAACATCAAAACAAGCTCAATACGATCAGTGGCTTGATTCAAATGGGTGAGCTGGACTCCGTTCAACAATTGATTGGTCAAGAAACCGCTCACTATCAGAGCTTAATTGAGTTCTTAAGAGAGACAGTGAAAGATCCACTGATTGCCGGCATGCTTTTAGGCAAAACAGAGCGAGCACGAGAGATTGGTTTAGAGCTTAAGGTCGAAGAAGGATCAAGGCTTGAGGCATTACCAGCTTGGTTAAACGCTGAGGATGTCGTGACGATTCTTGGTAACCTCATCGATAACGCCTTTGATGCCACGATGATGGCGATCAAACAAGAAGGGAAGATTGCACCAGCTCGCCGTGTGATCGATGTGTCGATCAGTGATTTTGGCAATGAAATCATCGTAGAAGTAGAAGACAAAGGGTGTGGTCTGCCAAAACACTTGGCAACCAACGCACTCACCGAAAAAGGCGTATCGAGCAAAGCGAAGCAGAACCGAGGTGTCGGTTTGTATCTTATTAAGCAGCTTGCTGACCGATATCAAGGACAGCTTGAAATGGTCGACAACCACGATTTTGGTACGCGAATGACGGTTTATCTGCCAAAAGAAGAACAATAA
- a CDS encoding response regulator, translating to MNAITRVMVIEDDIAIAELHHRYLEQMGGFDVVGIATTQSEALMQLDILKPDLVLLDVYLPDGCGLDILNHVRGSNQGCDVILITAARDVDTLQQAMRGGVVDYLLKPVMFPRLEAALKKYQSQQQEFESVSDLNQGLVDKMLQANAKADSRKVSTLPKGIDGVTLDKIRAIFQQADIADITADEAGERIGASRTTARRYLEFLITTGELVADLNYGTVGRPERCYNKPRK from the coding sequence ATGAACGCAATCACGAGAGTCATGGTCATTGAAGATGATATTGCGATTGCAGAGCTTCACCATCGTTATTTAGAACAGATGGGAGGCTTTGATGTGGTCGGGATTGCGACCACACAGTCTGAAGCGTTAATGCAGTTAGATATCTTAAAGCCTGATTTGGTTTTATTGGATGTGTATCTGCCTGACGGATGCGGACTTGATATTTTGAACCACGTACGCGGCAGCAATCAGGGCTGTGATGTGATTCTTATTACCGCAGCTCGAGACGTCGACACCCTTCAACAAGCAATGCGTGGTGGAGTCGTCGACTATCTACTCAAACCTGTGATGTTTCCTCGCTTGGAAGCAGCACTGAAAAAGTATCAGTCGCAGCAGCAAGAGTTTGAAAGTGTGTCGGATCTTAACCAAGGTTTGGTCGACAAGATGTTGCAAGCGAATGCTAAGGCCGACTCTCGAAAGGTCTCTACGTTACCGAAAGGGATAGATGGCGTAACGCTTGATAAAATTAGAGCCATTTTTCAACAAGCCGACATCGCTGACATTACCGCGGATGAGGCGGGTGAACGTATTGGGGCGAGCCGAACCACAGCTCGACGCTATCTAGAGTTTTTGATTACTACTGGCGAGTTAGTGGCAGACTTAAACTATGGCACCGTAGGGCGACCGGAACGTTGCTACAACAAGCCTAGAAAGTAG
- the zwf gene encoding glucose-6-phosphate dehydrogenase: MVIPENSSIVIFGASGDLTYRKLIPALYHLYASNQLPESFAILGVSRTEYSDESYREKLKKSLQEMEKTEPETLNAFIEHLHYQAINTSDVDDYARLAQRLDKLEQDYQFENHNTLFYLATPPSLYGVIPANLAAHGLNDEKNGWRRLIIEKPFGYDLASAQALDEEIHHHFQEHQIYRIDHYLGKETVQNLLVLRFSNAMFEPLWNRNFIEYVEITGAEFLGVEERGGYYDGSGAVRDMFQNHLLQVLAMVGMEPPAQINADSIRDEVVKVLQCLKPLGEDDLRKDLVLGQYTASDVRGQHLPGYREEPGVADDSRTETYIGLKAHINNWRWNGVPFYVRTGKRLPTRVTEIVIHFKNTPHPVFGQDAPENKLIIRIQPDEGIQMSFGLKEPGAGFKAKEVKMNFSYSDLPETQMLTAYERLLLDALNGDATLFARTDAVEACWKYVQPILDLKQDPQALFGYACGTWGPQEADELLQRDGRAWRFPCKNLTDTDYCEL; this comes from the coding sequence ATGGTAATACCTGAAAACAGCAGCATCGTTATTTTTGGTGCGTCGGGAGATCTAACTTACCGCAAGTTAATTCCTGCTTTGTACCACCTGTATGCTAGCAATCAACTTCCAGAATCCTTTGCGATTCTTGGAGTGAGCCGTACTGAGTACAGCGACGAGTCTTACCGTGAGAAGCTGAAGAAGTCTCTTCAGGAAATGGAAAAAACTGAGCCAGAGACGCTGAATGCATTTATTGAACATCTGCATTACCAAGCGATCAACACTTCAGATGTAGACGATTACGCTCGTCTAGCCCAACGTCTGGATAAGCTTGAGCAAGACTACCAATTCGAAAACCATAACACACTGTTCTACTTGGCAACCCCGCCAAGCCTTTATGGTGTGATCCCAGCAAACCTTGCTGCACATGGCCTTAACGATGAAAAGAACGGCTGGCGTCGTCTTATCATTGAGAAGCCATTTGGTTACGATCTAGCATCAGCGCAAGCGCTGGATGAAGAGATCCATCATCACTTCCAAGAACACCAGATCTACCGTATCGACCATTACCTTGGTAAAGAAACGGTACAAAACCTTCTAGTGCTTCGTTTCTCAAACGCGATGTTTGAACCACTGTGGAACCGTAACTTCATTGAATACGTTGAAATCACAGGTGCTGAGTTCCTTGGCGTAGAAGAGCGTGGCGGATACTACGACGGTTCTGGCGCAGTTCGTGACATGTTCCAAAACCACTTGCTACAAGTATTAGCAATGGTTGGTATGGAGCCGCCTGCTCAAATCAATGCGGATTCAATTCGTGACGAAGTGGTTAAAGTACTTCAGTGTCTTAAACCACTGGGAGAAGACGATCTGCGTAAAGATTTGGTTCTAGGTCAATACACGGCATCAGACGTTCGTGGTCAGCACTTGCCTGGTTACCGTGAAGAGCCGGGTGTAGCAGATGACTCTCGTACTGAAACGTACATTGGTCTTAAAGCACACATTAACAACTGGCGTTGGAATGGGGTTCCTTTCTACGTACGTACGGGTAAACGCTTACCAACGCGCGTAACGGAAATCGTGATTCACTTTAAGAACACGCCTCACCCAGTATTTGGTCAAGATGCACCAGAGAACAAACTGATTATCCGTATCCAACCGGATGAAGGTATTCAGATGAGCTTTGGTTTGAAAGAGCCAGGTGCAGGTTTCAAAGCAAAAGAAGTGAAAATGAACTTCTCTTACTCTGACTTACCTGAAACTCAAATGCTAACGGCTTATGAGCGTCTTCTTCTTGATGCACTGAACGGTGATGCGACTCTGTTTGCACGTACAGATGCAGTAGAAGCATGTTGGAAGTACGTTCAACCAATCTTAGATCTCAAACAAGACCCTCAAGCACTGTTTGGCTATGCTTGTGGCACTTGGGGCCCGCAAGAAGCCGATGAGCTTCTGCAACGTGATGGCCGCGCATGGCGTTTCCCATGTAAAAACCTAACAGACACGGATTACTGCGAACTATGA